In Plasmodium falciparum 3D7 genome assembly, chromosome: 5, the following proteins share a genomic window:
- a CDS encoding zinc finger protein, putative produces the protein MSNPIGTDINILDNNLIQIFRDSDEWLTLEYFLQVNARTSRVKLVQAWHISPVQVINKFQKKNSEKLVLKTFIDTSALDTDNTIQDICARGFCISSKGLKLSIGNFNIPGFPLTSLNKNKTFNQCNELTYENDPQNSRKKKLRKIMEHSQNSLLSGERGIFEFLLCDVGVGLSLSVYEKDVSTYNRDVLPIEYDSIFIKKQKEESLDDALTIHYKNKENENHKHNNEYNNVNNNEINLALGGDIMPTYGVLPYYTFHHEYIIYDNSQILPRYLIQFECDPNDDEHFSLPLCDYCSDAPAILYCESDEVKLCEKCDTLIHSQNKIVKKHIRKALNEAQKISGKCKRHMTNDVNMFCTICHIPICNLCISSHVHTDLTTNQNFPYLKNSNNNQDTIISLNMAYKAILHHSNNPSNFIKQKKKNLNDLLAKIDTLHEQVRINMNDAEKSVYTILEDLVKQLHIITDQKMCSVLSEEYELKRQFNEIIWNESFLYYLQTILPPADFMNAWLKHCQFREQIEKNSKVVEELHSLIFPDMRIKGNINIVTESSIQHDKIYHPNDKL, from the exons ATGTCTAACCCTATAGGAACAGATATTAACATATTAGATAATAATTTGATCCAAATATTTAGAGACTCAGACGAATGGTTAACActagaatattttttacaagTTAATGCAAGAACGTCTAGAGTAAAGTTAGTACAAGCATGGCATATTTCTCCTGTGCaagttataaataaatttcaaaaaaaaaactcaGAAAAACTTGTTCTAAAAACTTTTATTGATACTTCAGCGTTAGATACAGATAATACCATTCAGGATATTTGTGCAAGGGGGTTTTGTATTTCTTCAAAGGGTTTAAAGTTGTCCATTGGGAACTTTAA CATTCCTGGCTTCCCGCTCACTTccttaaataaaaacaaaacgTTTAATCAATGTAATGAACTTACATACGAAAATGACCCTCAAAattcaagaaaaaaaaaattgagaAAAATCATGGAACACAGCCAAAATTCTCTTTTATCAGGTGAAAGAGGAATATTTGAATTTCTGTTATGTGATGTAGGTGTTGGGTTATCCTTATCTGTTTATGAAAAGGATGTATCCACATATAATAGAGATGTGCTACCTATCGAATATGATAGtatctttattaaaaaacaaaaagaggAATCTCTAGACGATGCATTAACtattcattataaaaataaagaaaacgAAAAtcataaacataataatgaatataataacgttaataataatgaaataaatttaGCCTTAGGAGGAGATATTATGCCAACATATGGTGTTTTACCATATTATACTTTTCAtcatgaatatattatttatgataaTTCACAAATATTACCACGTTATTTAATACAATTTGAATGTGATCCAAATGATGACGAACATTTTTCTCTTCCTCTTTGTGATTATTGTAGTGATGCACCTGCCATACTTTATTGTGAATCCGATGAAGTAAAGCTATGTGAAAAATGTGATACTCTTATCCATTCACAAAATAAAATCGTTAAAAAACATATCAGAAAAGCTTTAAACGAAGCACAAAAAATATCAGGAAAATGTAAGAGACACATGACAAATGATGTTAATATGTTCTGTACCATCTGTCATATTCCTATTTGTAATCTGTGTATTTCTAGTCATGTACACACCGATTTAACAACGAACCAAAACTTtccttatttaaaaaatagcAATAATAATCAAGATACAATCATTTCATTAAATATGGCATATAAAGCTATTCTACATCATAGTAATAACCCATCCAATTTtatcaaacaaaaaaaaaaaaatttaaacgATTTGCTAGCCAAAATTGACACTTTACATGAACAAGTCAGGATAAATATGAACGATGCAGAAAAAAGTGTGTATACGATATTAGAGGATTTAGTAAAAcaattacatataataacaGATCAGAAAATGTGTTCCGTATTAAGTGAAGAATATGAGTTGAAAAGACAGTTTAATGAAATTATATGGAATgaatcttttttatattatttacaaacTATATTACCTCCAGCTGATTTTATGAATGCATGGTTAAAGCATTGTCAATTTAGAGAACAGATAGAAAAAAATTCGAAAGTTGTCGAGGAACTGCATTCTTTAATATTTCCTGATATGCGAATAAagggaaatataaatatagtaaCAGAGAGTTCAATACAgcatgataaaatatatcatccCAATGATAAATTATAG
- a CDS encoding NOSIP domain-containing protein, putative, with protein MARHSKNNTANPIFTYHERKKVKDVGTLRERLGKDSMRKFEQCWICLRTAENPVSSPYGHIFCKICIINNFLNQKKIYARKKKEYEDYIKDLKKKKKEELLQEKEKEKKKFVQDLENLNTVNVQKEEEKNLLDISNNFWLSCNTSKVKKDTIQKKLKPPSKNLICPITKKPLKMNELITINPEVIKNGDSENGGWVCSFSKKNIDHHKAVLLKKTGKIILKSFFENFIYGKKNSYDITVGEDDFINLEAGGTAFCSHSNVEKTLYRESLL; from the exons ATGGCTAGGcatagtaaaaataatacagcCAATCCTATATTTACATACCATGAGAGAAAAAAGGTTAAAG atgtAGGAACATTAAGAGAACGACTAGGTAAAGATTCCATGAGAAAATTTGAACAATGTTGGATATGTTTAAGGACAGCAGAAAATCCTGTTAGTTCCCCTTATGgtcatatattttgtaaaatatgtataattaataattttttaaatcaaaaaaaaatatatgctcggaaaaaaaaagaatatgaagattatataaaagatttgaaaaaaaaaaagaaagaggaACTTTTgcaagaaaaggaaaaagagaaaaagaaGTTTGTCCAAGATTTGGAAAATTTAAACACAGTAAATGTTCag aaggaagaagaaaaaaacttgttagatatatcaaataatttCTGGCTCTCTTGTAATACTTCCAAAGTAAAAAAAGATACTATTCAGAAGAAGTTAAAACCTCCAtctaaaaatttaatatgtcCAATTACCAAAAAACCgttaaaaatgaatgaacTAATAACAATAAATCCTGAGGTGATAAAAAACGGGGACTCGGAAAATGGAGG TTGGGTATGCtcattttcaaaaaaaaatattgatcATCATAAAGCTGTGCTCTTAAAAAAAACGgggaaaattatattaaag tcattttttgaaaattttatatatggaaaaaagAATTCTTATGATATTACTGTGGGTGAGGATGATTTTATTAACTTAGAAGCAGGAGGCACAG cttTCTGCTCACATAGTAATGTTGAAAAGACGTTATATAGGGAATCATTACTTTGA
- a CDS encoding protein AMR2 encodes MIKFIKLKRVHINLIIILIIYIASIKIYNVRKVQSINSTKHNNNIKFQSRKGNRLFYLINKKIILKGINNISYKIKDRNKHFYKNGKDNILMNSFDVPYKAKERNSSHHSISKKLSKFLNSLNFYKKGSEHENSIIKYERLSVLKCGYNKSGGNLLIKDLDNNNDLNSQREDDICVTSGDHIMSGDNIYENYDDSNNNNDNVNKDYNNCSNNEKLNKNEKINKKRYYKFMSWNNTKEIKNFDLKKYNIHNEDKNQETPQYFQSAFYSSIKKVSEDTNHINIKINKELVNALSVEEILDVLNKYYNYSKYKNMKKKKKHIFNEVNIVTAYHRIAKHVRNKSFYKKKNFDQGEYSINSCFDNITSSLFENYSNVDDSPRVFNLCSQKVETDIGTKEEVNIDDDDAKEINIENDDKEINIENDDKEINIENDDKEINIENDDMEINIENDDKNINIDRDDNTYIHDANMHSEKMSNNNEENKYKDLLSSSHINLYDKVETYKNIYELLKDNLSINNNNNNKNNNGDNNNNCDEAVIPKHVANIAWASSVLSNKDPDIWKYIKKQFYENINNFKAQEISIIIWSFGSIKNELIEKEEEFILLFNCIKKHINENKFKAQEFSNIIWSLAVCNYYNYDMLILLYNYALKIFEKLLLKDISTILYSLSLFSSDCINNNILDVIKKNHFLKYNIKDDYLTINKTEEKNNTNILNLSNIKPSDQNDHHNTINNTQKKFNTNVNNNINHKKYVPYLLFENFLTYSLNKIDNEKDKMNMRNWSNIFWSCANIGLGLYKDMYKDHKGLQYYILYMNRKLNDYVNGNEGDHINGNEGDHINGNEGDHINGNEGDHINGNEDDHINGNEDDHIYDDHINGKDGDHIYGDHTCNNTLEYLNTNNDYKSKTVVQYNHHQNDNNKINFKKNVILYQKDNDGIYHLYGCANNCDISSSSNNNNNNNIFYEEDKHININIDDYSSDWKPYIRIIDGEYVFPLKYFYDEKKYKNQFSIELNKVGIDNDLDIYNDNIKTKNKLNNIIDDTMYNEKNHDNNNMSCQDMNIVNYNIKNNLNNNHINNNHINNNDINNNHINNNNLNIDHTNYSLFLKEISDKKMNLYNNTNNNAVILKLLHMFESQLKDKILKWTKCDTQSIANILWSLSILNVYSRNVFEDGLYECNKRFIKCGKKKNTTKVKNFISQLHQSQLYQAAFSYCLYLLNNQKHINKLLKNKENYKSDIIINNDIKKKIHAIFEKYFKVSINVLNIWKKQLARNQRKEQKTHISSSVHKKISNDLRRLNIFHYNEYFILDSILVDIFIPHSKIVIEIDGPNHFFQKGEMIFYKSNTLFKKRLLRALGYTVISVPISDYTFMFSALDTMHFTKRLLDKANYSAHK; translated from the exons atgataaaatttataaaattaaaaagggtccatattaatttaataataatacttataatatatattgcatcgataaagatatataatgtaaGAAAAGTGCAAAGTATAAATTCGACAAagcataataataatataaaatttcaaAGTCGAAAAGGTAATAGgctattttatttaatcaataagaaaattatattgaAAGGGATTAACAATATTtcctataaaataaaagataggaataaacatttttacaaaaatggtaaggataatattttaatgaacTCTTTTGATGTGCCTTATAAGgcaaaagaaagaaatagtAGTCACCATAGTATATCTAAGAAGTTATCAAAATTTTTGAActctttaaatttttataaaaagggAAGTGAACATGAAAAtagtattataaaatatgaaaggTTAAGTGTTCTAAAATGTGGTTACAATAAATCTGGGGGAAACCTACTTATAAAAGATTTAGATAATAACAATGATTTAAATAGTCAAAGAGAAGATGATATATGTGTAACAAGCGGTGATCATATAATGAGTGGTgacaatatatatgaaaattatgatgattctaataataataatgataatgtaaACAAAGATTATAATAACTGCTCAAACAATGAAAAACTTAATAAAaacgaaaaaataaataaaaaaagatattataaatttatgtcatggaataatacaaaagaaattaaaaactttgacttgaaaaaatataatatacataatgaaGATAAGAATCAAGAAACACCTCAATATTTCCAATCCGCATTTTATTCTTCCATAAAAAAGGTATCTGAAGATAcgaatcatataaatattaaaataaataaagaattagTTAACGCGCTTTCCGTTGAAGAGATATTAGATGTgctaaataaatattataattattcaaaatataaaaatatgaaaaaaaaaaaaaaacatatttttaatgagGTTAATATTGTTACAGCATATCACAGGATAGCTAAACATGTTAGAAATAaaagtttttataaaaagaaaaattttgaTCAAGGCGAATATTCAATAAATTCATGCTTTGATAACATAACATCTAGTTTGTTTGAAAATTATTCAAATGTTGATGATTCCCCGAGAGTATTCAATTTGTGTTCTCAGAAGGTTGAAACGGATATAGGTACGAAGGAAGAAGTAAAtattgatgatgatgatgctAAGGAGataaatattgaaaatgatgataaggagataaatattgaaaatgatgataaggagataaatattgaaaatgatgataaggagataaatattgaaaatgatgatatggagataaatattgaaaatgatgacaagaatataaatattgatcGTGATGACAACACATATATTCATGATGCTAATATGCACTCGGAAAAGATGagcaataataatgaagagaataaatataaagatctCTTGAGCAGTAGCCACATTAACCTATATGACAAAGtagaaacatataaaaatatatatgaactattaaaagataatttatcgattaataataataataataataaaaataataatggtgataataataataattgtgatGAAGCTGTTATACCAAAGCATGTAGCAAATATTGCCTGGGCGTCATCTGTGTTATCTAATAAAGATCCTGATatatggaaatatataaaaaaacagttttatgaaaatattaataatttcaaAGCACAAGAaatttctattattatatggtCGTTTGGttctataaaaaatgaattaatagaaaaagaagaagaatttattttattatttaattgtattaaaaaacatataaatgaaaataaatttaaagcTCAAGAAtttagtaatattatatggtcATTAGCTGtatgtaattattataattatgatatgctaattcttttatataattatgcccttaaaatttttgaaaaattattattaaaagatatatctACAATATTGTATAGTTTATCTCTTTTTTCATCAGATtgcataaataataatattcttgatgttattaaaaaaaatcattttcttaaatataatataaaagatgattatttaacaataaataaaacagaagaaaagaataatacGAATATACTCAATCTATCGAATATTAAACCTTCTGATCAAAATGATCATCataatacaataaataatacacaaaagaaatttaatacaaatgtaaataataatataaatcataaaaaGTATGTgccatatttattattcgaAAATTTTCTGAcatattcattaaataaaattgataatgaaaaagataaaatgaatatgagAAACTGGTCCAACATTTTCTGGTCTTGTGCAAATATTGGACTAGGCTTATATAAGGATATGTATAAAGATCATAAGGGCTTGcagtattatattttatatatgaatagaaAGCTTAATGATTATGTAAATGGAAATGAAGGTGATCACATAAATGGTAACGAAGGTGATCATATAAATGGTAACGAAGGTGATCATATAAATGGTAACGAAGGTGATCATATAAATGGTAACGAAGATGATCATATAAATGGTAACGAAGATGATCATATTTATGATGATCATATAAATGGGAAGGATGGTGATCATATTTATGGTGATCATACTTGTAATAATACACTTGAATATTTAAACAccaataatgattataagaGCAAAACGGTGGTCCAATATAATCATCATCaaaatgacaataataaaataaattttaaaaaaaatgttattctATACCAAAAGGATAACGATGGAATATATCACTTATATGGATGTGCAAATAATTGTgatatatcatcatcatctaataataataataataataatatattttacgaAGAGgataaacatattaatatcaACATAGATGATTATTCTTCTGATTGGAAACCATACATTCGTATTATTGATGGAGAATATGTATTCCCATTAAAATACttttatgatgaaaaaaaatataaaaatcaaTTTAGTATAGAACTTAATAAAGTAGGCATAGATAATGActtggatatatataatgataatatcaaaacaaaaaataaattgaataatataatagatGATACAAtgtataatgaaaaaaatcacgataataataatatgtcgTGTCAAGATATGAATATAGTAaactataatattaaaaataatttaaataataaccatataaataataaccatataaataataacgatataaataataaccatataaataataacaatttaaATATTGACCATACAAATTATTCTCTATTCCTTAAAGAAATCAgtgataaaaaaatgaacctttataataatacaaataataatgcagttatattaaaattattacatatgttCGAATCACAactaaaagataaaattttaaaatggaCAAAATGTGATACACAATCTATTGCTAATATTTTATGGAGCTTATCAATATTAAATGTTTATTCAAGAAATGTTTTTGAAGATGGTTTATATGAATGTAATAAaagatttattaaatgtgggaaaaaaaaaaatacaactaAAGTAAAAAATTTCATATCGCAATTACATCAATCACAATTATATCAAGCTGCCTTTTCTTATtgtctttatttattaaataatcaaaaacatataaataagttattaaaaaataaagaaaattataaaagtgatatcattataaataatgacatcaaaaaaaaaatacatgccatctttgaaaaatattttaaagtaTCCATTaatgtattaaatatatggaaaaaacAATTAGCACGAAATCAAAGGAAAGAACAAAAAACTCATATATCATCTTCAgtgcataaaaaaatatctaaTGACTTAAGGAGATTGaacatatttcattataatgaatattttattttggaTTCCATTCTGGTCGACATTTTTATACCCCATTCGAAG aTTGTCATAGAAATTGACGGACCTAATCACTTCTTTCAGAAAGGTGAAATGATTTTTTACAAATCAAATaccttatttaaaaaaaggtTGTTGAGAGCACTAGGTTATACCGTAATTTCTGTACCAATTAGCGATTATACATTTATGTTCAGTGCCTTGGATACGATGCATTTTACGAAAAGACTTTTAGACAAAGCAAATTATAGTGCACATAAATAG
- a CDS encoding SWIB/MDM2 domain-containing protein: protein MKLLRTNIFSAQNFLFRNNYAHVFNSLQNKKNFTTDNGKHDNTKKKRPNGLQIDCEIKSPLKEFLNADTASRVFVLKYAWKYIKDNNLQNPNMKRKIIPDDKLKQVLDKDEVDILEVPKLLFKHMSSIRKE, encoded by the coding sequence ATGAAACTTTTGAGAACAAACATATTTAGTGCCCAAAATTTTTTGTTCAGAAATAATTATGCACATGTATTCAACAGTCTTCAAAACAAAAAGAACTTCACTACAGACAATGGAAAACATGATaatacgaaaaaaaaaagaccaAATGGATTACAAATTGATTGTGAAATAAAAAGTCCACTAAAAGAATTTTTAAATGCTGATACAGCATCAAGagtttttgttttaaaatatgCTTGGAAATATATCAAGgataataatttacaaaatCCAAacatgaaaagaaaaattataccagatgataaattaaaacaaGTACTAGATAAAGACGAAGTAGATATTTTAGAAGTTCCAAAATTGTTATTTAAACATATGTCATCTATTCGAAaggaataa
- a CDS encoding proteasome subunit beta type-1, putative — protein sequence MDLILYNDNLTEKKTEKENVIEHGRGFKRWYPYIDNGGTVIGLTGKDYVILAADTRLSLSYSIYTRFCPKISKLTDKCIIGSSGMQSDIKTLHSLLQKKIQLFVLEHSHYPDIHVIARLLCVILYSRRFFPYYAFNILAGVDENNKGVLYNYDSVGSYCEATHSCVGSGSQLILPILDNRVEQKNQLIKNTNFNLGDDINFVKDAITSATERDIYTGDKTLIYVIDKMGINVNTLDLKQD from the exons atggatcttatattatataatgacaATTTAACAGAAAAGAAAACAGAGAAGGAAAATGTAATAGAGCATGGTCGTGGTTTTAAAAGATGGTATCCATATATTGACAATGGAGG aACTGTCATTGGCTTAACTGGTAAAGATTATGTTATTTTAGCTGCAGATACAAGATTATCTTTATCATATTCAATATATACAAGATTCTGCCCAAAGATATctaaatt gaCTGATAAGTGTATTATAGGTTCCTCAGGAATGCAGTCTGATATAAAAACACTCCATTCATTATTACAA aAAAAAATTCAATTGTTTGTTTTGGAACACTCCCATTATCCAGACATTCATGTTATAGCTAGATTGTTGtgtgtaatattatatagtaGAAGATTTTTCCCGTATTATGCTTTTAATATCTTAGCAGGAGtcgatgaaaataataaaggagTCTTATACAATTATGATTCCGTTGGTTCATATTGTGAAGCAACCCACTCCTGTGTTGGTAGTGGTTCCCAATTAATATTACCAATATTAGATAATAGAGTTGAACAAAAAAACCAACTAATTAAAAATACCAATTTTAATTTGGGGGATGATATTAATTTTGTTAAGGATGCTATTACTTCAGCAACTGAAAGAGACATTTATACAGGAGATAAAACGTTAATTTATGTAATTGATAAAATGGGAATTAATGTAAACACTTTGGATTTAAAACAAGATTAA
- a CDS encoding cyclin, putative, with amino-acid sequence MDYEVEGEVPRTDENYIFLYLPIVLNEMIKMNNRGVGKITSFHASKVPDISLKNYTERIGKYIGCSNECFVLLIIYLDRLIKIHKDISLSLLCIHRLVITAAMISVKFFDDLYYSNSYYAKIGGVTTKELNKLEIYFLNLIDYKLFVSSQEYDFYRKYICLAVQKYIYNKNNIKHIPIIKKPYNLFNYKSSNNSTLMFQPNNNNMNIVNFAATNQNKKNNSQKDQHGNK; translated from the coding sequence ATGGATTACGAGGTAGAGGGAGAAGTACCAAGAACCGAtgagaattatatatttttatacctTCCGATAGTTTTAAatgaaatgataaaaatgaataatagaGGTGTAGGGAAAATAACAAGTTTTCATGCTTCTAAAGTTCCTGATATATCTTTAAAGAATTATACAGAAAGGATAGGGAAATATATTGGATGTAGTAATGAatgttttgtattattaataatatatttagatagattaataaaaatacataaagatatatcattatcattattatgtatacataGATTAGTAATTACTGCTGCTATGATTTCTGTAAAATTTTTTGATGACTTATATTATTCTAATTCTTACTATGCGAAAATTGGAGGTGTGACAACTAaggaattaaataaattagaaatatattttctaaatcTCATAGActataaattatttgtatCATCACAAGAATATGATTtctatagaaaatatatttgcttAGCtgttcaaaaatatatatataataaaaataatattaaacacATACCAATAATTAAAAAaccatataatttatttaactATAAATCATCTAATAATTCAACTCTCATGTTCCAgccaaataataataacatgaaTATTGTCAACTTTGCAGCAacaaatcaaaataaaaaaaacaactcACAAAAAGATCAACatggaaataaataa